Part of the Methylomonas sp. AM2-LC genome, TAAATTTCATCCTGATCGAATATGGTCAAAAGGTGATACGAGACCTAATACTAAACTTATTGAGAAAAAGGCTGGTTGTATATTGAATTCAGGTCTTGAAAAAGAAGCCTCACTTGATCAGCATATAGAAGCTCTGCTTCTTCGGACAAAATCCATTGCCGATGTAATTAAAAAGCTATCGGCGCGACATACTGTCGAGGTTCTATGCTCTATATATGCTGATGATATTCCTTCTCTATATTTCGAAAAAAACATAGTTGAAGGAATATCAATTCTTGGAGCAAATTTTGATATTGATCTGTATATAAAGTCGAATACAGCATAAGGCTACAAGGCGGAACCGTCCACAGGTTCCGCCATCCGCTGGCCTTACATCCGCAAGGACGGCCCCTGCCGTCCTCTGTTCACCGCCACGGTTCGAACCTTTGCCGCCGGGTTGCTGATCTCCAAAGGCCCAATATCGCTAACGGACACATCCTGTCCCAGCCGCTGCCGTTTCTCCAGTTCCAGTTCCGCAATATCACGCTGCAACCCTTCTTTTTTTATCAGTAAGAGAGCGTTATCAGCCGTGAGGTTGGCGAAGTCCTGGTCTGCACTGACGCCATACTGCGCTTGAAGCTGTCGCTGTCTTTTTTCGGAATGCAATGGGGTCAGGTCTTTCAATAACGCATTTTTATGTTAAAATAAATGTACAGCATATACAGAATGAATAACATAAATATATATGAAAGGTTAAACAATATGGCAAGACCTTTAAGAATTGAATTAGCGGGCGGTTTGTATCATGTCACTTCGCGAGGAAATGCTCACCATGATATTTTTTTAGACGATGACGATAGATTATGTTGGCTGGAAATATTTGGTCAAGTTTGCGAGCGATTCAACTGGATATGCCATGCTTATTGTTTGATGACTAACCATTACCACGTTGTTATTGAAACCATTGAAGGTAATTTATCAGCTGGCATGCGGCAGTTAAATGGGGTTTATACTCAAAGCTTTAACCGTAGGCATCAACGGGTAGGGCATGTCTATCAGGGAAGATTTAAAGGAATTTTGGTTGAAAAAGAGAGCTATTTACTGGAATTGTCGCGATATGTGGTTTTGAATCCCGTTAGAGTGTTAATGGTGTCATTACCTGGACAATGGAAATGGAGTAGTTATAACGCTATGATTGATAGTGTAATATCCCCCTAGATGGCTGCAAACGGATTGGTTATTGAGCCAATTTAGCCTTAATAGAGCACATGCAATAATTCAATATCTTGATTTTGTAAATGCTGGCGTTGGTTTGCCACCAATTTGGCAGAATTTACGCAATCAAATTTATTTAGGAAATAAAGACTTTGTTCTACAACTACAAAGCAATTTAAAAGGCAATTCCGAACTTATTAATGAAATTCCCAAGGCTCAACGGCGTCCACCCGCTGAACCGTTAGAGTTCTATAAGAATAATTATCAAAATAGGAAAGAAGGTATGAGGTTAGCATTCAAAACAGGCGACTTTACTTTACAACAAATAGCGACTATTTTTGGTGTGCATTACTCAACAGTTAGTCGAACGGTAAAATGAAATTACTTGCATGTGTTATGGAAAGACCTGACCACAATGCCCTGCACTTAAATCGCCGTCTCACAATCTGAACGCCGCTTTTGTATATCCTCATGGGCATTTTCTGGTATCTCTTTCAATTCAGAAACATCAAATATCTCAACTTGGGTTGGGTTTAAACAAACGAAACTGAATCTACATAGGATATTGCGAAAACCTACAGATGACAAGACCTTGCGTCAATTATTCACGTCCTAATTTTTAGCCATGAAAAACTGGTGTTTTTTCTGGGAAATTAGGGTGCATTTAAACAAACGACACCAAAGTCCCATAGGATTTTTTTCAAAGCCATAGCTGGCGTGGCTTTGAACCGATTTAAGGCTTCCCAATTTTAGTCCGACTTCCAGTCCGGATTTTTGGGAACTTCTAAGCCCATTGAGTCGACCATTCGCTCATCCGAGAAATCGAACTCCCCATGCAGGTTGAAATGCTTCCAGGTGGAGACCGAGCCGTTACGAATGGTTTTGTCGCAAATTTTGCTGATTCTTTGCGACAAAACCCTCAAGCGGCGGTCATGATGTTCCAACATTCACGATTTAGCCAAATTATATTCTTTCTGCACAAAACTCTTGCACTTGCTGCCCAGTAAAAGGCCAGTTAAGTTGTTGTTGAGTTTTGCTATGCACTAACACGGGAATTAACAGAGCGTATTTTTCTTGCCATTCCTGTTCTTGCAGGATGTCGTTTAATTGAAACTGGATGTTATTTTCGTAGAGAAGATGCTGGGCTTCTTCGCATAAATGACAGGCTTCTGTACCAAAAAGAATAAAATCAGCCATTAGTGTTTAGTAATTTTATCTAGATAACCCATAAAAAAGGCTGAAAATAACAATGATAAATGAATAATTACGTACCAGATGAGTTTGTCACTCGAAGTGGCTTCTAGATTCATAAATATTTTTAGCAAGTGTATGGAAGAAATCGCCACAATCGAGGAGGTGACTTTGGTTTTCAACGAGCCATAATCGTGAGTACCCAACCAGCCAAGTTTTTCGGTATCATTCTCTATATCAATTCTGGAAACAAAGTTTTCATAACCACTAAACATGACGATTACCGTTAGGTTGCCGACTAGTGTTAAGTCAATGATGGTGAGTAATTTTAAAATAATTTCCGAATCCGGCAATGCCAGTATATGCGGGATAAAATGGTACAGCTCCTGAAAAAACTTAATGGCCAGAGCAAAAAGAATCAAACTCATGCCTAGATAAATCGGAGCCATGATCCAGCGACTGGCATACATGACTCGTTCTAGAAAATGTTCGATTTTTAGATTCATTTTTATAATTAAAAATTTTAATGATTTAAATGTGCGGCTAGCCAGCGTTCAGCCACTTCAACCTGCATAGCTTTACGCAGTGCGTAGCTGTGTAACTGATCCTGATCGATTTTACCCACGTTAAAGTATTGTGACTCGGGATGAGAAAAATACCAGCCGCTGATTGCGGCAGTAGGTGTCATCGCGTAGTTTTCGGTTAATTCGATTGTGGTATGTTCGGTCACATTCAATAGCTCAAATAGCTTGGCTTTTTCGGTATGATCTGGGCAGGCAGGATAACCAGGCGCTGGGCGAATACCTTGGTAGGCTTCCTGGATAAGGGCTAGTGCATCATAATCTTCATTTTCAGCATAGCCCCAGTAATCACGCCTTACCGTTTCGTGCAAGTATTCGGCAAACGCTTCTGCCAGACGATCTGCTAATGCTTTTAGCATTATGGCTTTGTAATCGTCGTGTTCTTTTGCAAATTCATTGAGTTTTTCATCAATACCAATGCCAGCCGTCACGGCAAAGCCACCCAAATAATCTTGAACACCACTTCCTTGCGGAGCAATAAAGTCGGCCAAACAATAATTTGGACGTCCGGGTGCTTTAATATTTTGTTGGCGTAAATGATGTAATACTTCCAAAACTTCAGTACGCGTGTCGTCGGTATACAGCACAATGTCATCATCGACACTGTTGGCAGGATAAAAGCCAACAACAGCTTTAGCCGTTAGCCATTTTTCGCTTACCAGCTGTTTCAGCATATCCTCTGCATCTGCAAATAATTTGCGAGCTTCTGTACCTACCACTTGATCGTTGAGTATGGCTGGATAATGTCCAGCCAATTCCCATGTGTGGAAAAACGGTGTCCAGTCGATGTACCTGACCAGTGTATCCAGCGGGAAGTGATCAATAACCTTATTACCCGTGAATTTGGGTGTGACGGGCTGATATTGGGC contains:
- a CDS encoding glutaredoxin family protein codes for the protein MADFILFGTEACHLCEEAQHLLYENNIQFQLNDILQEQEWQEKYALLIPVLVHSKTQQQLNWPFTGQQVQEFCAERI
- a CDS encoding transposase produces the protein MARPLRIELAGGLYHVTSRGNAHHDIFLDDDDRLCWLEIFGQVCERFNWICHAYCLMTNHYHVVIETIEGNLSAGMRQLNGVYTQSFNRRHQRVGHVYQGRFKGILVEKESYLLELSRYVVLNPVRVLMVSLPGQWKWSSYNAMIDSVISP
- a CDS encoding TIGR00645 family protein, with product MEHFLERVMYASRWIMAPIYLGMSLILFALAIKFFQELYHFIPHILALPDSEIILKLLTIIDLTLVGNLTVIVMFSGYENFVSRIDIENDTEKLGWLGTHDYGSLKTKVTSSIVAISSIHLLKIFMNLEATSSDKLIWYVIIHLSLLFSAFFMGYLDKITKH
- a CDS encoding DUF4279 domain-containing protein, with amino-acid sequence MDCFVRLKITLGDDNVSDFEELHKFHPDRIWSKGDTRPNTKLIEKKAGCILNSGLEKEASLDQHIEALLLRTKSIADVIKKLSARHTVEVLCSIYADDIPSLYFEKNIVEGISILGANFDIDLYIKSNTA